GAATGCCAGCGATTGAACTTATACATAAAGTTATTTCTCCAGTATCTGCATGGCTTTTATTTCGAGTGAATGGACATCGATAAGTGTATTAATGAATCAGTTATCCAATCAAGTCAAGTGTCTCTCAACCGTCTTAGTAGCCAATCAAATCTAGTTCTGGCGATCGCAATGTTATCAAGGATGTTTGGGTTGAGTTCTTCGATGTGAATTTCTCCGTCTGGTGGTGTAATTTTACCATAACCCAACTGGCTAATTGTGCCGCGCATTCTAATAGATAGCAAAAGTGCAAGTGCGCGATAAAAACGGGAACCGAATCCGGTATCTTGCTGTAATCTTGTCGCTAATTGTCGTCGGGGAATCGACAATACGAGTGTCTTTTCAAGAGTTTTCACAGTAGCAGAAGGGGGACGGGAATCTATGAAAGACATTTCTCCTACCATCTCACCGCTGGATAATCTGGCAATTTCTTTACCATCCAGATAAGCCACAGAAACGGTTAATGTTCCTTCTAAGAGAAGGTAGAGAGTGTCGATGGGTTTTCCTTCTTGGATCAGTACGGTCTGGGCAGGAATTTCTTCTCGCTTACCGGTCTGTAGCATCCAATCAATATCGTCATCGCTCAGTTCGCCCAGAATAAAAAGGACTTTTTCCATACTTGACTTCCTGACTTTGTGTTGTGCTACAAAAATAGCTTGGTTTGTCTCTGAAGCACCCTGCTTGCTGTGACGCTTTGGTATACAAAATAAGTTATAGACAGTATTATCGAGCATTTCTGGTTTTAGATTTAAGAATATACAATAATTTTTTTACTTGACAAAGTTGCTCTCTCTTTTGAGAGAGCAAGAGGATGAAAAACGAAAGTTATGTTACGCGCAGCTAAGAAATATTAAAAAAGCGATCGCAACCTAAACAGTTTGCGATCGCTTTGGACTGGAGAATGGTTATCTAAATGCCTCGATCGTCTCTTGAGCTTGGTCTTGAGTAGCGTCCTGAGTCGTAATCTGAGTTAGAACGGGAATTGTAACCATAGGAGCTCAGCACTAAGTCAGAGCGGAGTCTCAGATCCAAATCGCTGTCGGGGTCGATGATGACAACTTTAGCTTTATCTCGATTGCGCCCCAGGAGCAGTCCTCCTGCTGCACCCACTCCAGTACCGGCTAAAACTTCCAGAGGTCTGATGCGTCTGTCGCCCGTTACACCTGATATTAGTGCTGCTGCTGCCGAACCGACTGCTGCACCTGTCAAGATAGAAGTTGTGTTTGTACCGCCTCTGCTTACTTCTTCTGTTCTGGTAATTACATCAGAAGTAGCATTAATCGAACGGCGGGAACCTCTATCTATAATTAGGTTTCTCGCAACAAACCGGGAACCTCTACCGTAGGGTTCTATTTGACCCTCTACCTGGCTTCCAGATGGAATCAATACGCTGCCATCACGCCCTAATACGTCGTCCGCTACTGTTAGGGTTATTCGTGCTGTTTCGTCAGGTGCTAAAACGATTTTGTCTGCTTCTTCATATCTGACTGGAATGTTGGTTCCAGAGGGAAGTCTGTAATCATATCGTTGCGATTGAGCTACGCGAGATTGTGCTAACGCGGGGGATGCAACGATGATGGGAGCAGCTGTAGTAGCTGTCATTCCTAATGCGATTAGTGCGGCAGTTGTTTTCTGCAAGCGATGCAAATTAAACATTTCTGGCCTTCTCCTCTTTGTCTTTGTTATATCGAATGACGCTCTCTCGCAAAGTTTGTTTCTGATAGTGCTAATTGAGATTTTTTGGTTGTGTGGCCTCAATAAAGAGACTCTATTTTTGGCAAGCCATCGTTTGCGCCAAAATATTTATGAGATGCTGGAGCTAAGGTTATCTATTTAGCCATTTTGTTGGCTCCATTGCTTTCTCTTGTCACATTGTAACTAAATGGCAAAGCGCTATTCCTCAACCCCAAGCCATACGACTATTTGCCGATGATTTTTTGTTGTGAGGACAACAAAATTTTATTCACACTCTAGAGACGTAAGATTATTAATCTAGTTCCTTACTATAGTTGTTGGTTTTGCGATCGCCTTCCTTCTACTGGGTGATGGGCTGGCGGCTGACTACGCAGAGCGTGGAGTTAATATTGGCACAATTGCGCTACTTAGGTTACCGAATAGTCTGACCGTCAGCTATGGGCAATAACAATGTGTCCTCTATTTCCTGTCGCACTTTGCGACTGACATAACAATCGCTATTCAGGCATTCTACAAGTAACTTATTGGCATTATAATAATCGTGAAGCAATCTTTTTTGCTGTTTGCTGAACTGCCAATCATGACAGATATTGCGATGCTTAACTATTACTGCTTTTAATTGCTCTATCCAAGCTTGACTGTTAACTTCCCACCATTGTTTGAATATCCATAGATCGGCGTCAGGATTTGGTAATAAATTTTTGAGTTCTTGCAAAGCTTCTCCTAATTTTGGTTCGAGGGAAAGAGCGCGATCGCACGCCAGAAAAAATGCGCCTTTGAAAGGGTATGGATAATGAGCTAAATCTAGGTTACGGCTGCGATCGCAAGTAAGGGCAAGCAAATCGTCAAGACCGACATCTAATGCGCGGATATTGCCCAATATAACCAGAATGAAAAGGCTCGGATCTAGGGCGCGTATAAGTTCGGGATCGCGGTAATCGATCGGGTTCATCTGAGGATGTCGATCGTAGGCAAGATTAAAGTAAAAAGCTCGCACAGCAGCAGGTTTATAGGGAACTGCTACTGAAAGTGATTTCTCTCTTACCCATATCAAAAATTCTTGCAATTTTTGATCGGCAGCTACAAGTCGATCGACCTGCTTTTTCATTAACTGTAATAAGTAATCAGCAGGCTGCAACATTCCTGCTGCCAACAAAAATACTTCTCGCCAGTATTTATCTGTAATATGGCAGACCAAATTTTGCAAAGATTTTTCTAATGCCGGCGGATCGGAAGACGTGGCAATTTTCCTGGCTGTAAAATATTCGTGAAATGTCAGATGAGAAAAAGAATAAATTCCCCTGGCTCTTTCTACCAATATACCATGTTGTGCTTCCAAGGATTTTAACACCGCTTCGCTATCAAGGTGCAAACTTTCAGTGTCACCTTGGGCATCTGGTAAATTGCGGATAAAATCAGCAATATACGCTTCAGCAATTTGTTGTTTAAAAAAGTAATCCTTCCGCTCAAAAGTATTTAAAGCAATCTGACTCAGCAAATCTTTTTTGCGCTGGACAGATAGTTTTTGATAAACGCGATCGCGTACAATACCGCGTTTGGCATCCCACTTTCTTAACAGAGTAGCAATCCCTCGCTTGTAAAGTTCTGCACGATCGCAGGGAAAATCACCTGCATCTTCAAATTCTAAACACAGCAGCGTCAACAGTAAAGGATTTGTGGCTAGTTCTCTAATTGAGGGATTCGATTGCAGCTGTTCCATAAATCGATCGGCTGTAATTCTCTCGCTTGCTTCCTCAACGGCGGCAAATGTTGAAGAGAGATTTTCTTTGATCTGGAACCATTTGGTTGCAAATGCCTTTATTTGTTGTTGATTAAAATCGGCAACTTCTACTTCAGTAAATTTTTCAAACGTATATTCCCGCGCCGCAATGCGGCAAGTGATGACAAAATGATTGTTGTAATACAGATCGGAAAATTCTTGAGTCTGCTTAATAACTCGGTTGGCATCTTCGTCTCTGACTTCATCCAAACCGTCGAGCAAAATTAATGTTTTACCCTGCTTAAGCAACTCAAATATTTGAGTTGCTGTAACGCCACAATGAGAAAGGATATCAGCTATAAATTCCGGGTAATTTAATTGATTTTTTGCTTCTGCGAATTCTCTTAAAGTGATAAAAATTGGCACTAAATTTTTGAAAAAATTGCTCAGGCAGCACTGAATGGCTAGATATTTCAAAAATGTCGTTTTACCAGAGCCTGGCTTACCCAAAACCATCAACTTGGGATAACTCTCTACTGCTTTTA
This region of Aerosakkonema funiforme FACHB-1375 genomic DNA includes:
- a CDS encoding NACHT domain-containing protein — protein: MARQSLWASEQGIKEAKKAFSRMGWTQQQLAEEVNCKSRQPIWKFFKGKPIERHIFTEICFQLDLNWEEIAAPEPSDLNRNHSTNIDTLVQEIRDKVRPSIQQKCGTMRVLDMTQPISLTDIYTNVNILEQIAGRRRLTIAQLLQVFDPESQNFDRFGLSRITKERVPGLKAVESYPKLMVLGKPGSGKTTFLKYLAIQCCLSNFFKNLVPIFITLREFAEAKNQLNYPEFIADILSHCGVTATQIFELLKQGKTLILLDGLDEVRDEDANRVIKQTQEFSDLYYNNHFVITCRIAAREYTFEKFTEVEVADFNQQQIKAFATKWFQIKENLSSTFAAVEEASERITADRFMEQLQSNPSIRELATNPLLLTLLCLEFEDAGDFPCDRAELYKRGIATLLRKWDAKRGIVRDRVYQKLSVQRKKDLLSQIALNTFERKDYFFKQQIAEAYIADFIRNLPDAQGDTESLHLDSEAVLKSLEAQHGILVERARGIYSFSHLTFHEYFTARKIATSSDPPALEKSLQNLVCHITDKYWREVFLLAAGMLQPADYLLQLMKKQVDRLVAADQKLQEFLIWVREKSLSVAVPYKPAAVRAFYFNLAYDRHPQMNPIDYRDPELIRALDPSLFILVILGNIRALDVGLDDLLALTCDRSRNLDLAHYPYPFKGAFFLACDRALSLEPKLGEALQELKNLLPNPDADLWIFKQWWEVNSQAWIEQLKAVIVKHRNICHDWQFSKQQKRLLHDYYNANKLLVECLNSDCYVSRKVRQEIEDTLLLPIADGQTIR
- a CDS encoding cyclic nucleotide-binding domain-containing protein — protein: MEKVLFILGELSDDDIDWMLQTGKREEIPAQTVLIQEGKPIDTLYLLLEGTLTVSVAYLDGKEIARLSSGEMVGEMSFIDSRPPSATVKTLEKTLVLSIPRRQLATRLQQDTGFGSRFYRALALLLSIRMRGTISQLGYGKITPPDGEIHIEELNPNILDNIAIARTRFDWLLRRLRDT